In Mastigocladopsis repens PCC 10914, a single window of DNA contains:
- a CDS encoding glycosyltransferase family 39 protein yields MSNHKYKRNKYKNLLILSIIWLLGALCDRIWFALDHSIPAWDQADYLTGTLNYWQALHNPQWWNQEWWHGFWLISSKIPPLTYIVTAIVQSIFGTGPDQATLVMLLFSAILLGSVYGLGKVLFSESVGLWAAALCQLLPAFYLLRLDFLLDYPLAAVVTLSFFCLTVWRGRRGGGEGGKGRGGERGNSQLLLHSDTPPLPPNPNASPLKSGDPPTRLAPPWEPQSPPSSLVWAVAFGLSLGLALMVKQTALLFLLTPIVWVGVGALRHRCWGQLVQLLGGLCLSVLVFGPWYRTNWLIILTSGKRATVDSAIAEGEAPLNTLQAWTYYWHQLPHQVSLPLLLVPIFALLLYWGRSGLKNKDGGTRGQGEFALPPFVSEASSLKWLTIFLVGAYLLSSLNINKDERYVLPYLPVVSVFLAYGLTRFSSLWGRRIRSCTIGLAAILMLFNLFPVGGVIGGWVTQTLSPQAQRYPYMKAELPHQQVISQIIQTEPYLRSTLGVLPSTVTMNQHNLNYYGALQNFQVYGRQVGTSKKYLNQDARSLSWFLTKTGKQGSVPEAQAAMIQIVEQSGDFQLNKSWNLPDGNLLKLYHRRTPTVEVKSVGKIGISPRIALSKVTVPEKALPGVPVPVTYEWSGSWDELQHGLVLLTWHRNSQQSRGEQPFSPTDSWVHDHGIAMGDLHPGAKQPEGTFQVIERMAMLPPAVASGTYTLEAMYLNRLSGETYPIPVPKVTVQIDSQANATPAPELDLVTQLETLGAHLSKGTEALSQIFEEIGRINQYDPIQDYLVQAQLTLEYRLQRISPYRDWAYALALANVLQQRVDGAIASLKQVTQLDSQNPYAHAYLAFVQLYNWQPAAAQKSLEPSLAKNPNLPEFKALSGVAALMQGNLVKAWQDLSVLIHKT; encoded by the coding sequence ATGAGCAATCACAAATATAAGCGAAATAAATATAAAAACCTACTGATACTTAGCATAATTTGGCTGTTAGGGGCGTTGTGCGATCGCATCTGGTTTGCCCTGGATCACTCCATTCCCGCTTGGGATCAAGCAGATTATTTAACTGGTACTTTAAACTATTGGCAAGCATTGCACAATCCCCAGTGGTGGAACCAAGAGTGGTGGCATGGCTTTTGGCTAATATCTTCCAAAATACCGCCCTTAACTTACATAGTGACAGCGATTGTTCAGTCTATCTTTGGCACTGGACCAGATCAAGCAACGCTGGTCATGCTGTTGTTCAGTGCCATTTTACTAGGTTCAGTCTATGGGTTGGGCAAAGTTCTGTTTAGCGAATCTGTGGGTTTATGGGCTGCTGCACTATGCCAACTTTTACCCGCTTTTTATCTGCTTCGTCTAGATTTTTTGCTCGATTATCCCCTTGCAGCAGTTGTGACTTTGAGTTTCTTTTGTCTGACTGTTTGGCGGGGGAGAAGAGGAGGGGGAGAGGGGGGGAAAGGGAGAGGGGGGGAAAGAGGAAATAGTCAGTTACTCCTCCACTCGGACACTCCCCCACTTCCCCCCAACCCCAACGCCAGTCCGCTCAAGTCGGGAGACCCGCCCACGCGGCTGGCTCCTCCGTGGGAACCCCAAAGCCCCCCATCTTCTCTTGTCTGGGCGGTGGCGTTTGGCTTATCCTTGGGATTGGCTTTGATGGTGAAGCAGACAGCGTTGTTGTTTCTGTTGACACCGATAGTGTGGGTTGGGGTGGGGGCGCTACGTCATCGATGTTGGGGACAGTTAGTACAACTTCTTGGCGGTTTGTGCTTATCGGTGTTGGTTTTTGGTCCCTGGTATCGTACAAATTGGCTGATCATTCTCACTTCTGGTAAGCGGGCGACAGTTGACTCTGCAATTGCTGAAGGTGAAGCACCACTGAACACACTGCAAGCATGGACTTATTACTGGCATCAACTACCCCATCAAGTCTCTCTTCCTTTGTTACTAGTACCTATATTTGCATTACTACTCTATTGGGGTCGATCAGGACTCAAAAATAAGGACGGGGGGACAAGGGGACAAGGAGAATTCGCCTTACCCCCATTTGTCTCAGAAGCATCCTCACTCAAATGGTTGACGATATTTTTGGTGGGTGCTTATTTGCTGTCATCTTTGAACATAAATAAAGATGAGCGCTATGTGTTGCCATATTTACCTGTTGTATCAGTATTTTTGGCTTACGGATTGACGCGTTTTTCTAGTCTGTGGGGACGACGTATCCGCTCGTGTACTATTGGTTTGGCAGCAATACTAATGTTGTTTAACTTATTCCCAGTAGGAGGTGTTATCGGCGGTTGGGTGACACAAACTTTGAGTCCTCAGGCTCAACGTTATCCTTATATGAAAGCAGAGTTACCCCATCAGCAGGTGATTTCCCAAATTATCCAAACAGAACCATATTTACGTTCAACTTTGGGAGTCTTGCCATCGACAGTAACAATGAACCAACACAATTTGAATTATTACGGGGCACTCCAAAATTTTCAAGTTTATGGGCGTCAGGTAGGAACTAGCAAAAAGTATCTCAATCAGGATGCGCGATCACTGTCGTGGTTCCTCACCAAAACTGGCAAGCAAGGGTCAGTGCCAGAAGCCCAAGCTGCTATGATACAGATTGTAGAGCAAAGTGGCGATTTCCAGTTAAATAAGTCCTGGAACTTGCCCGACGGCAATTTGCTCAAGCTTTATCATCGACGAACCCCAACGGTAGAGGTAAAATCAGTTGGTAAGATAGGTATCTCACCCCGTATTGCCCTTTCCAAAGTTACAGTACCAGAAAAAGCTCTGCCAGGAGTTCCAGTCCCTGTCACCTACGAGTGGTCTGGTTCCTGGGATGAACTACAACACGGGTTAGTACTGCTGACTTGGCACAGAAACTCTCAGCAAAGTAGGGGCGAACAACCGTTCTCCCCTACTGATAGTTGGGTACATGACCACGGCATTGCAATGGGCGATTTGCACCCTGGTGCAAAACAACCTGAAGGTACATTTCAGGTGATTGAAAGGATGGCGATGTTGCCTCCTGCTGTGGCATCAGGAACCTACACCTTAGAAGCAATGTATCTCAACAGACTGTCAGGAGAAACTTACCCCATCCCAGTGCCAAAAGTAACAGTGCAAATCGACTCCCAAGCAAATGCCACACCAGCACCAGAATTGGATTTGGTGACTCAATTAGAGACTTTAGGTGCTCATTTAAGCAAAGGGACAGAAGCATTGAGTCAAATATTTGAGGAGATAGGGCGTATAAATCAATACGATCCAATTCAGGATTATTTGGTACAAGCGCAACTCACTTTGGAATATCGATTACAGCGTATTAGCCCATATCGGGATTGGGCTTATGCTTTAGCTTTAGCAAACGTTTTGCAGCAACGGGTGGATGGTGCGATCGCATCTCTAAAACAAGTCACTCAATTAGACTCGCAAAATCCCTACGCTCACGCCTACCTAGCGTTTGTTCAACTCTACAACTGGCAGCCAGCAGCAGCCCAAAAATCTCTCGAACCTAGTTTAGCCAAAAATCCCAATTTACCAGAATTTAAAGCTCTTTCAGGAGTTGCTGCCCTTATGCAAGGAAATTTAGTTAAAGCATGGCAGGATTTATCAGTCTTGATTCATAAAACATAA
- a CDS encoding hybrid sensor histidine kinase/response regulator translates to MNTDKRVLHSGENCYKSQEMGSIEQDGSSQKLDLPLDFPSSSFLLDGEDRWCYLSEASFEGIMVHDGGIILDANHNLTKMTGYEVAELIGKNGFILVTPESQELMRKNILSGYEKPYEGVLLRKDGSTFPVELQGKVILFQGQEIQVVALRDITERKQIESKLHESKEAAEAGSRAKSEFLATMSHELRTPLNAIMGLSQLLQQEMVGFLNDKQREYVNCIYGSGEHLLALINDILDLSKVEAGKEELFLSSLQVQELCDYVISTVRDRATEKGLKLTTVIDEKADVCLADERRIKQMLLNLLTNAIKFTIAGQVLLEVKKVPKGITFTVIDTGIGIDSSQFQFLFEPFKQLDSKLNRQYEGTGLGLALTRKLARLHGGDVTVESALGQGSQFTLFLPNDPQKQAGENEQSFCCAPVPITPKTKRILLAQHEEQSAVMLQDYLQTIGYQVERIGNGNDFWERVQEQQPDLILLDIDLVENSPEWDVLNRVRQHPDLQDLPIVMMMPKARAGECERFKQAGANDCLSKPIGIVQIESILMRYVY, encoded by the coding sequence ATGAATACAGATAAACGTGTACTTCATTCGGGTGAGAACTGCTATAAAAGCCAAGAAATGGGTTCTATCGAACAGGACGGAAGTTCTCAAAAGCTAGATTTGCCGCTCGATTTTCCTTCATCATCGTTCTTGCTAGATGGAGAAGATCGATGGTGTTATCTGTCTGAAGCATCTTTTGAAGGAATCATGGTACACGATGGCGGAATTATTTTAGATGCTAATCATAACTTAACAAAAATGACTGGTTATGAAGTTGCAGAATTGATTGGTAAAAACGGGTTTATACTTGTTACCCCGGAATCACAAGAGTTGATGAGAAAAAATATTCTTTCTGGTTATGAAAAGCCATATGAAGGAGTTTTACTCAGAAAAGATGGTTCGACTTTTCCGGTTGAACTGCAAGGAAAAGTCATTCTTTTCCAAGGACAAGAAATTCAGGTCGTAGCGCTCAGGGATATTACAGAACGCAAGCAAATAGAGTCAAAACTACATGAAAGTAAAGAAGCGGCTGAAGCTGGGAGTAGAGCAAAAAGTGAATTTTTGGCAACCATGAGCCACGAATTGCGAACCCCTCTAAACGCAATTATGGGTTTGTCACAGTTGCTGCAACAAGAAATGGTCGGCTTTCTTAATGACAAGCAGAGGGAGTATGTAAATTGTATTTATGGTAGTGGGGAACATCTGCTGGCGCTCATCAACGATATTCTTGACCTATCTAAAGTAGAAGCAGGCAAAGAAGAACTCTTTCTCTCGTCTTTGCAAGTGCAAGAGTTGTGTGATTACGTCATATCGACAGTTCGCGATCGCGCTACTGAAAAAGGTTTGAAACTCACAACAGTCATTGATGAAAAAGCAGATGTTTGTCTTGCTGATGAGCGACGAATTAAGCAAATGTTACTCAATTTGCTGACCAATGCTATTAAATTTACCATAGCTGGTCAGGTGTTGCTAGAAGTCAAAAAAGTACCGAAGGGCATCACGTTTACAGTGATAGATACGGGTATTGGTATTGACTCAAGTCAGTTTCAATTTTTATTTGAACCTTTTAAACAACTCGACAGCAAGCTCAATCGTCAGTACGAAGGCACTGGTTTGGGATTAGCGTTAACACGCAAGTTAGCGCGGTTGCATGGTGGAGATGTTACAGTGGAATCAGCTTTAGGACAAGGAAGTCAGTTTACTTTATTTCTGCCAAATGACCCTCAAAAGCAAGCAGGGGAGAATGAGCAATCTTTCTGTTGTGCTCCTGTGCCAATCACTCCCAAAACCAAACGCATTTTGCTTGCACAACATGAGGAACAAAGTGCCGTAATGTTGCAAGATTATCTTCAGACAATTGGCTATCAAGTTGAGCGGATAGGTAACGGGAATGATTTTTGGGAGAGGGTGCAGGAGCAGCAGCCAGATTTAATTTTGTTGGATATAGACTTAGTAGAAAACAGCCCCGAATGGGATGTGTTGAATAGGGTTCGACAACATCCAGATTTACAAGATTTGCCAATAGTGATGATGATGCCAAAGGCAAGGGCTGGTGAGTGTGAACGCTTCAAGCAAGCGGGCGCTAACGACTGTCTTAGTAAACCAATTGGTATTGTCCAAATAGAATCAATACTGATGCGCTATGTCTATTAG